Within Bombus fervidus isolate BK054 chromosome 3, iyBomFerv1, whole genome shotgun sequence, the genomic segment ATATCTACGGAACGAATGCCGATAATAAAATGCAAATGTTATTGCAACTACGTGAGAAAAGGCAGAGCGAGGTTCGTTTCTATTCGTCGTCCTAACATCATCTTTTTAAATACGTTTACATAGCTAAGCGCACATCTCTGTATCGATATGTTCCGCAATTTCAAGATTGTCCGACGTTCGCAAATTCGCGCAACAAGAAAACAGCATTGACTGCGCACCCTTCCCCCTATCGCGTTTCCTCTTGTGTTCTTTGTATAATACATTCACGTTTCCTTCTCGTCTCCTAACAGGAAATTGATTCATCGCGGAATAAACATGACAGTTAAATaattcttcctctctttctcactctgtttattataattataccattttgtcttctttttttttttttttaaacttagAACATATAAATCGTAGTGTTTCGTGTACGCGAATAAAAGGGCGATTATCTTAAACTATAAGATACACGCGAAAGTTGAACGGAGCTGTTCGATCGCGATCCAAATCTTTCGCTCCTCTCTGTATATATTAATGTAAACTGTAATCTTTTATATTGCTAAACGTATATGATATACCCTATGCAATGCCCGTAAGGTATGTATACTTATCTAAATTATACGACATGCTATGAGaagtaaatatatttcgtattttatacAGTTGCGTGTGTTTCGACTCTATTCAATATTCGTTTCTCGCATCCTGCTGATACCCTGGCGAGCGGCTGCAAGAATTTCAATGATCAGTCCTGAAAATCATCGCGGACGATCGTGTTTTTTACTTTCGCGCGAGTATCACCTGAATATGCGTTTCTTGTTCTGATcaattctttcaaataaatggGGTTATATTCGTATACAGCATTTATCTGTAAAATGCGTTCACCATGTTTATGGATTACGAGGAATTCGCTAGCCTTCAATTAGACAAGCCTATACCTGATCTAAGAGTACGTAATATCACATGTGAACGCGATTTTCTATAAACCATCCACTCATACTCTAAATGTACATTCCTAGAATGAAGAGCAATTAAAGAAGCACAGTTTAGATCCTAATTTGGAAAAAAAGCCTATAGACAGAGCGCTTTATCTTTTGGCGTAAGTGGAACTTACATATACGTATGATAATAAAACCGACTCGATAACGAGTCACTTTCGCCGAAAATGAAAACCGCGTCTTCCGTATTACCAGGACACACCTCTTTACAGAGAACCGGCATATCCTTGGGGCATGgttaataatagtaattttgCGCATAGCGCTTCGACAAATCACTGTACAAAACCTTGAATTAAACCACGTAATCCCGTGTGATTATCGTATCAAGTCTGCCACAgcatcgttaattaattttataaaatctagATAGTGGTCTATAGAAACACAGGTTACTCTTGCAATACGGTTGATACACATCGATGCTGTTACTTGGTTCGATCTCGGAGTAACGTTTATTTCAGTTATAAAAGGATAGTAAATCTGTTGATTAATACATATTACGTGACAgtagataaaaatgtttatatttggATCTCGATGGTACGATCGAATTATACAAGCAATTCGTGTCATACTCGTTGCGTAACaagctataaaaaaaaatatcgctGTTTTAAGCAGTGTTCTTTTTTAGAAACGCGCAACCGACGTACCTTAAAGCGAGATGCATCATCGCATGGGAATCGCAAAATGACTACATCGGATTGTCGATTACACAACATCGACTTACGATCAACGCATCCCGGTCTATTGTATTACGCGTTACGCGCAACGCAGTATTACGTGTTTTTCATTAGTGGCGTACGTAGGCCGCATTCGGTCGGTTCCGGCTGAACTCGGTCTTGCTCGCTGTCTCGTAGGACAAGTCACATATAATCGATACCTTGGAGTCAGAGCCCAGTTTAGTTGTCATCTACGTTCGGTCGTGTTGTTTTTATCGCGTCAAGTGCGTCATGAGAGTGCGTACGCGTGTATCGTCGTCCACGTAAAGAAATTAGTATATCGGTCCTCGCTGCTTTCTCGTGCGATCGTTGAATAAAATGCGCTTTGAAAATGTTGCAAGAGGAAGCTCTGTACAAGAGCACATCTCCACGGTAAGTGGCCGAAATAGAGAATAGTTTTTTAGCTAGCGAATCTTACTCGCAGTTGTCGCGCCCGTCTTCTCTCATTCTCACGACTGTTTCCCTTTCGTTCGAACCCATGCATGGTTTCTAAAAATAACGCAGCGTCGTTCGAGGAGTATACCGTCCTGTCGTCTAAGCGTTGCTAATTATAGTCCTTTAAAGACACTCGGAAGAAGTGACATTCTACGAGTAACTGATAAACAGTTAGCTAAAGACTTCGTTCGAAGTAATAAGATTTCAAGGTGTAGGTTGTTCGAAGATTTGACAGTATTATCGATTGtcttttttccctctttgCATAACGATGTCGTAATAACGAGTGTTTTGTTGTAACAATGAGGATttacgatgaaataaaaacttTAAGAATCGTGCACGTTGTACCAGTGAAAACATTGTCACATGCTCGAAAAGGATATGTTATGTAAAGATTCCTGTCCTTGGAGGTTGCatgcatttaaaaaaaataacgcGAGGATGACGGGatcgtttttataaatttaacgattccagaaaattttatacttcctaaatatattgttaccatgttaatttatatcgtggttaatatatttgtaatattaaataatattaatatttaaaaatgtgttGTTTTCATCATTATCTATCTTTGTTAATACAACTGTCGTTTTTGCGTTATTTGCTATTATGTCCATAATTATTGCAGGAAAGGCGATGAAATTCAAAAACTcaattttatacaaacgtTACCAAGCCTCTTAGCCACAGACTCAGAATCATGTATAACACGCGTGATACCAAAAGTGCAGCAGTCACTGGCTACAGCATCCACGGAATTCCATATCGCAGCTTCGACAACATTCAAAACGATCCTAGAGCAGAAACTTGTGAACCACAATGTCTTCAGTCGAACATTCCTTCAAAGTATCTTAGATTCCCTTGAAAAGCGTGATCCAGGTAAAGAAATTCTGTTCGCTCTTGTATAATTAGAGTTGCTAGTTAAACCTATATCTACAGTTTCATGCATTTGGTATTATTCCATGTAACTaaacatgtatatatgtacatttaaaGTTATCTGTCATGCATGGCTGGAGACCTTACTGGATGTGATAGAGTTACTGCCGGTAGAAGTCATAAGAAAGCAGGTTTGTATAGATGATCTTAGAAATTGATATTCAGAAAACTTTGTTATTTAGAAGGGCAAATGTATCGTAATTTTTGTAGCACATATGCAACCTTACGATATGATTATGGTAGATTGGTAATTAGgttgatttattttatgttacttGATTACCTGGCATTGGACTAAGCATCAAGTACTCTATCAAAACTCATATGTTGCAAAGAGATGCTATGTATTTAACATAGCCTTaatgatacaaatattttttgaaacttGAACATACTCAAATATAATAACTAACATCATCCGGacgataatagaaataaaattatacagatTCTGCCATTGACCGTAAGCAAAGGGCAATTGTCGCAACCTATCCACTCCAGGATAATATGCAGCAAGATATTAGGAAAGATTTGTACAAGATTTGAATCTGCTCTGTGAGTATGTTTCATCTTATCaaaatctaatatttttgttatcgaGGGTATCAACTTTTAAACACTATATTCTTGAATGACAGATTAGACGTACAGAAATTGAATAGTATGCAACATATGCCAAAAGACAATTTTTTCTCAATAAAGTCATTAAATAAGTATACGTATTGAAATTGTTGTCAGGATACAGAAGGAAGTTCTACCAATGGTACACTCCCTCTGTCAGGATGTAAATAGTGAAGTACGAGCTAGTATCTGCTTGCAGCTACGTTTTGTTGCTGAAGGCCTTGGTGCTGAGTCTGTAAAATCTGCTTTGCTACCATCTTTCGTAGAATTAGCAAGTGATGAAGAAAGCAATGTAAGATGCGCCTCTGTACAAACAATAGCGTATTTGCTACCTCATCTTCAGGAAGGTATGCTTAGTGACTAGTTGTGCATCGTAAGCATTCCAAGGTTTTTGTAGTAAAATATGtctcgattaatttttggaTGCGAATTTTTTAAGAACGCGATGCAACgtagttataattattttacagataCGATAAAAACTACCATAGTGCCacttgttaaaaaattatgtgaAAATACACAATCTGTACAGTCAGACGATAACGTGATATGCGTCATTGCCCaagaatttggaaaaattgtacTCGGCCTAGAAAGTAAGATCTcttatgaatttaaattttactttcacgATCGCAATGAATTGATGTACGATTGATATTTCAGCATGCTTATTGCCTACGGAAAAAACATggttcttaaaatattttcaacaacttGCACAAATGGGTAttgttttaatgaaaaaagaatcTAAGCCTCATCTTCCATTTGTAAGTGTGTACGAATACGATATAGACCTCTGATAAAATCGAATGTGTTTTATAATGAAGTTTCTCCATAAATTTACACCTTTCTagatgaatattaattttgacgaagatgaaaaatatgtagaatGCAGAAGATGTTGCGCGTTTAATTTGCCAGCAATGTTCATCTTTGTATCAAATTCCGTGGATGATACAGATGCATTACTTCTTACATTCACTGCATTGGCGAGTGATCACTATTATTTGGTTCGGAGAACTGTAGCGTGTGGAATCCATGAAGTAAGACCTTTTCGATTGGAATATGAAATTGGGACGTATAACTTTTTACTAACAATCATAATTTACCATGCAGGTGGCCAAGGTGTTAGGTCCAAAAAGTGGACGAATAAAAACAgatctaataaaattattgaaagatAATTCTGAAGAAGTTTTACAAGGTTTAATTCCTCATATAGGATTAACGCTTGATTGCTTGGCTGAAAGTCAAATTATCGGAGTAGATAAAATGGTTTGTATGCGTTTTCTATTATTGgacattttcaaaatatatttgctctatttatattaatctGTTTGTCGACTGCAGGATTCCACTGTTATGGAAATTGGTAGAGCTCTATTGAAATGTGAGTCGGAAATAGCAGCTACGCATAACTGGAGATTAGTGTCTTCAATGCATTCGCAACTTGAGATATTACCTAAATACTTCCCAAGTGACTttatatattcgtattttGTGCCAATGGCCTTTTTTAGAATATTACACGCTGTAAGTTTTAAAAATACTCGTGTTTCGTTTTTACCAAAATATATGACATAATCAAATTTCAATACTATTTTTAACTTGCAGAGGCCAATACCCGTTCGACTCTCCGCAGGAACTCTatatcttttccttttacgttataacatgaaaCCTATGCAAAGGGTAGAACTTCGTAGCAAATTGTATTCAGATTTGGCTAGTAATCCGAATTGTTATGTGAGAATGATGTTTGTTCGTATGATGATAGAGGCTTTGGAAATTTTCTCTTCTGCATATTTCAAGGAACATTTTTTTACTGCTTTATTGAACTTGGCAGAAGATTCTGTAGCTAACATAAGAATGAAAGTAATTTCTCTGTTGCCTCAGTTAAAAAGTATGCTGCGGATGCCGgccgataaaaaattattaactttGTTAGAATCAACTATAACGCATTTAATAAATAGCGAAAAGGATAGAGACGTACTAGCCGAGCTGTCATccgttataaaaaatttggaTGATATATCGGTTAAATACGAAGGTCGAGGTGTAAGTAATATTCAGTATAATTCACTTTTATTGTTAGCGAATTGTGTTTGCATAAAATACTTTGTTTCAGGCATCTGGAGCAGTTTCAAAACAAGGCACTGAAGATATTAGAAAGTTggaggaagagaaaagatTATCAGGAATAGCAAATGGGAAATCTCCAGGCGGAGGTGCTACGATAAAGAAAGGTACGCGaggataaattttcataattatggCAATTCTTATTATTTACGGATTGAATATTTGGAATACTGTAATTGTAGGGGGATGGCGAAGTGCGACTGCCGATTCCTCATCAAAAACGATgtaagttatactttataatttgaatGTCTAATGATTTTCCTATGAAATTTTGAACTAATTTATTCTGTTCTTTTTGTCCAGGCCGCAAACATCATCGAAAGGTAAATATTCGCTTTCGTTACCACCGATTAAACGTAAAATAGTTTTCACAACAATGATTAAAAttagtaatatatattacagaTAGCATAAGCTCACCTCGCCAAGCAAGCGACGGATCAAAAGCGAGgtacataaattacatatcTACTTATTCCTCGCATATACAAATAAAACTAACTTTAATTTTAAGCATGATGCTAACGTCTAATATAACAGTAATATTCGAGAATAGAAGAGATAGATTTTTTAGAACCGATGAAAAAGTAGAGTTAAATCTCGCTATCTTTCTTAGTTTACTAACGATATCGTGCAAAACCTAATATCAAATTCTGCATGCTTTGCATCTAACAGAATTCAACTAACACACCCTTGGGAAAGAATAGGGCATACCAACTCTAACATTAGTACAACCCATACTAACTTTGACAATGGATCGTGCAGTGATTATCTAATGCAGAAGGCTCAGCAGAGTCGATCGAAATTAGCATTGCCATTTATATTGTGGCCGGAAACGTGCGAATGCGACTATGCGGAAGAATACGCTTTCCATTCTTGTCCCTCGTCCGATTACGCGAGGTCTGTCTTCTTGGCGATCATGAGAGAGAACCGGCGAAGATCGCAGCAAAATTTCCTACTAACCCGAGATTACGCCCGCGAGTTTTCCACTAACATTGCCAGCAAGGACACTGCCACTGTAAGAACGCTTGCAGCTCACTATAACTCTTGTTGGCCTTGTAGCTCTATGCCGGAGATACCGGTAATGCTGTCGGACGACGAATTTCTGGTGGACGCTGGTATCAGGATACCGGTGCAGTTCTCTCAAAGCACCTCTAAGATACCGCATCTGCAAGATTCCATGTTTGGTAAGAGAAGAACTTCGTTCAACGTGAATCATGCTCGGCCTACCAGTATGAATTTCGACAAGGGAAAGCCTAAGAGAAACTCTTCCGTTGAATACGAAGATTGCacgaaacgaagaacgaaTGCCGATCAGTCGGACGATGTCAGAACTTCCATCGATTGCGAGGACGGATTGAGACTGGTAAAAGAAAATCAACAGCTGGGTAAAAAGGATCCGGTATACGTTGGCCCTTTGATGAGATCTAGATTTGGATTCGGTGTGAATCAGGAGAGAACGTTGGACGACAAGATGAAACGACGAAATTCGTTAATAATGGATAAAGACAAGCCGAAAGTCGTGCAGTCAAAGTGCACGTTGGACAGAACCAAAAGGAACTCCGTCAATTTCGACAAGGGAAAACCCAAGAGAAATCTCTCCGCCGAGTACGAGGATGGTATAAAACGAAGAAGCAACGGAACTAATCAAGCGAAAGGTATAAGattacgatcgatcgattacgAGGATGGCTTGAGTTTAGTGAAGGAGAATGAACAGCTCGACAAGAAGGATCCATTATATCTTGGGCATCTGATGAGATCTAGATTCGGGTTCAGCGTAAATCAGGATAGGTCGATGGACGATAAGATGAAACGTCGAAACTCGCTGATAATGGATAAAGACAAGCCCAAAATCATACAGTCCAAGTGTATGCTGGACAGGACTAAACGACACTCTGCGAATTTTAGTTTAAAGATGCTGGATACGAAAGAGACTAAGCCTATCTTGAAGGCTCAGCATAGCTTGGACGTGGTCGACTATACACCTTCGGAACGTTTAAGCCGGGCTCTAAGACGATATTCCACCTTAGACGTGAATCATAATCAGGGACATAGTAAAATACCCTTAAGAAATTTTGTACGTCGTAGTAGAACCGCACCAGCCACCAGGGCTTCCAGCCCCGTAGGTTCGCAATTAAGGTACGAGGAGATCGACAAGTTGTGCCGAAAATTCGAGGAGTACCAATTGTATTAGTGTAATTACACAGAACGCATTTAAGGTATCAAGAAATTTAAATCTCCATGTAAAAGGATGGGGTAACTGTATGTGCTGGTTCGCATATTATAATTGCAAACATGTCGTGTGTCGGAAAGATAGAAAGTTTCGTAGGATGCTTTTTATTTTGTGCATTTTGATCTTTTAGAAAATCTGATGTTCGCAAAGTCTACGTTCTCTTTGACGAAATAACGACGTATTTAGAAACTGTTACGAGATTGTAGCTTCGTTTCGTCCGTAGTTGacgatcgttttttttttttttttttcacacgGCCTTGTACATTTCTCACTTTTTATTAACCAGTTTAACGATGAATTTTTCTATTCCTGTAGAATTGGTAAAAGGTAAAGAGGCCAAGGGATAGAACTCTTGCGATATGTCATTTATTACCATTAACGCGTGCTTTACACAAGATAGTTTTTTAGTTACTTTATCTTGTCCAAAGTATTCTcgtgttaaattataaaagaaaaaaatttatctttcgaTATATCGTTTGGAAAGATGCATCGCGTGTTTCAGCGTTTGTACAAGTTGTACGGACACGCATGCTCGAGTTGGAAGACTGTTTTATTAGACGATGCCGTATCGCAGTTCGTAAGAGTAAAAAATAAGACTATTTTGCACTTTAATTTTATAGCTGCATATCTAATACGTATCGCTCTATCAAAGTTTACTCGCTAATTGAATATATTCTAATAGA encodes:
- the LOC139985603 gene encoding uncharacterized protein isoform X3; the protein is MLQEEALYKSTSPRKGDEIQKLNFIQTLPSLLATDSESCITRVIPKVQQSLATASTEFHIAASTTFKTILEQKLVNHNVFSRTFLQSILDSLEKRDPDTIKTTIVPLVKKLCENTQSVQSDDNVICVIAQEFGKIVLGLETCLLPTEKTWFLKYFQQLAQMGIVLMKKESKPHLPFMNINFDEDEKYVECRRCCAFNLPAMFIFVSNSVDDTDALLLTFTALASDHYYLVRRTVACGIHEVAKVLGPKSGRIKTDLIKLLKDNSEEVLQGLIPHIGLTLDCLAESQIIGVDKMDSTVMEIGRALLKCESEIAATHNWRLVSSMHSQLEILPKYFPSDFIYSYFVPMAFFRILHARPIPVRLSAGTLYLFLLRYNMKPMQRVELRSKLYSDLASNPNCYVRMMFVRMMIEALEIFSSAYFKEHFFTALLNLAEDSVANIRMKVISLLPQLKSMLRMPADKKLLTLLESTITHLINSEKDRDVLAELSSVIKNLDDISVKYEGRGASGAVSKQGTEDIRKLEEEKRLSGIANGKSPGGGATIKKGGWRSATADSSSKTMPQTSSKDSISSPRQASDGSKARIQLTHPWERIGHTNSNISTTHTNFDNGSCSDYLMQKAQQSRSKLALPFILWPETCECDYAEEYAFHSCPSSDYARSVFLAIMRENRRRSQQNFLLTRDYAREFSTNIASKDTATVRTLAAHYNSCWPCSSMPEIPVMLSDDEFLVDAGIRIPVQFSQSTSKIPHLQDSMFGKRRTSFNVNHARPTSMNFDKGKPKRNSSVEYEDCTKRRTNADQSDDVRTSIDCEDGLRLVKENQQLGKKDPVYVGPLMRSRFGFGVNQERTLDDKMKRRNSLIMDKDKPKVVQSKCTLDRTKRNSVNFDKGKPKRNLSAEYEDGIKRRSNGTNQAKGIRLRSIDYEDGLSLVKENEQLDKKDPLYLGHLMRSRFGFSVNQDRSMDDKMKRRNSLIMDKDKPKIIQSKCMLDRTKRHSANFSLKMLDTKETKPILKAQHSLDVVDYTPSERLSRALRRYSTLDVNHNQGHSKIPLRNFVRRSRTAPATRASSPVGSQLRYEEIDKLCRKFEEYQLY
- the LOC139985603 gene encoding uncharacterized protein isoform X4, encoding MVHSLCQDVNSEVRASICLQLRFVAEGLGAESVKSALLPSFVELASDEESNVRCASVQTIAYLLPHLQEDTIKTTIVPLVKKLCENTQSVQSDDNVICVIAQEFGKIVLGLETCLLPTEKTWFLKYFQQLAQMGIVLMKKESKPHLPFMNINFDEDEKYVECRRCCAFNLPAMFIFVSNSVDDTDALLLTFTALASDHYYLVRRTVACGIHEVAKVLGPKSGRIKTDLIKLLKDNSEEVLQGLIPHIGLTLDCLAESQIIGVDKMDSTVMEIGRALLKCESEIAATHNWRLVSSMHSQLEILPKYFPSDFIYSYFVPMAFFRILHARPIPVRLSAGTLYLFLLRYNMKPMQRVELRSKLYSDLASNPNCYVRMMFVRMMIEALEIFSSAYFKEHFFTALLNLAEDSVANIRMKVISLLPQLKSMLRMPADKKLLTLLESTITHLINSEKDRDVLAELSSVIKNLDDISVKYEGRGASGAVSKQGTEDIRKLEEEKRLSGIANGKSPGGGATIKKGGWRSATADSSSKTMPQTSSKDSISSPRQASDGSKARIQLTHPWERIGHTNSNISTTHTNFDNGSCSDYLMQKAQQSRSKLALPFILWPETCECDYAEEYAFHSCPSSDYARSVFLAIMRENRRRSQQNFLLTRDYAREFSTNIASKDTATVRTLAAHYNSCWPCSSMPEIPVMLSDDEFLVDAGIRIPVQFSQSTSKIPHLQDSMFGKRRTSFNVNHARPTSMNFDKGKPKRNSSVEYEDCTKRRTNADQSDDVRTSIDCEDGLRLVKENQQLGKKDPVYVGPLMRSRFGFGVNQERTLDDKMKRRNSLIMDKDKPKVVQSKCTLDRTKRNSVNFDKGKPKRNLSAEYEDGIKRRSNGTNQAKGIRLRSIDYEDGLSLVKENEQLDKKDPLYLGHLMRSRFGFSVNQDRSMDDKMKRRNSLIMDKDKPKIIQSKCMLDRTKRHSANFSLKMLDTKETKPILKAQHSLDVVDYTPSERLSRALRRYSTLDVNHNQGHSKIPLRNFVRRSRTAPATRASSPVGSQLRYEEIDKLCRKFEEYQLY
- the LOC139985603 gene encoding serine/threonine-protein phosphatase 4 regulatory subunit 4 isoform X1, which produces MLQEEALYKSTSPRKGDEIQKLNFIQTLPSLLATDSESCITRVIPKVQQSLATASTEFHIAASTTFKTILEQKLVNHNVFSRTFLQSILDSLEKRDPVICHAWLETLLDVIELLPVEVIRKQILPLTVSKGQLSQPIHSRIICSKILGKICTRFESALIQKEVLPMVHSLCQDVNSEVRASICLQLRFVAEGLGAESVKSALLPSFVELASDEESNVRCASVQTIAYLLPHLQEDTIKTTIVPLVKKLCENTQSVQSDDNVICVIAQEFGKIVLGLETCLLPTEKTWFLKYFQQLAQMGIVLMKKESKPHLPFMNINFDEDEKYVECRRCCAFNLPAMFIFVSNSVDDTDALLLTFTALASDHYYLVRRTVACGIHEVAKVLGPKSGRIKTDLIKLLKDNSEEVLQGLIPHIGLTLDCLAESQIIGVDKMDSTVMEIGRALLKCESEIAATHNWRLVSSMHSQLEILPKYFPSDFIYSYFVPMAFFRILHARPIPVRLSAGTLYLFLLRYNMKPMQRVELRSKLYSDLASNPNCYVRMMFVRMMIEALEIFSSAYFKEHFFTALLNLAEDSVANIRMKVISLLPQLKSMLRMPADKKLLTLLESTITHLINSEKDRDVLAELSSVIKNLDDISVKYEGRGASGAVSKQGTEDIRKLEEEKRLSGIANGKSPGGGATIKKGGWRSATADSSSKTMPQTSSKDSISSPRQASDGSKARIQLTHPWERIGHTNSNISTTHTNFDNGSCSDYLMQKAQQSRSKLALPFILWPETCECDYAEEYAFHSCPSSDYARSVFLAIMRENRRRSQQNFLLTRDYAREFSTNIASKDTATVRTLAAHYNSCWPCSSMPEIPVMLSDDEFLVDAGIRIPVQFSQSTSKIPHLQDSMFGKRRTSFNVNHARPTSMNFDKGKPKRNSSVEYEDCTKRRTNADQSDDVRTSIDCEDGLRLVKENQQLGKKDPVYVGPLMRSRFGFGVNQERTLDDKMKRRNSLIMDKDKPKVVQSKCTLDRTKRNSVNFDKGKPKRNLSAEYEDGIKRRSNGTNQAKGIRLRSIDYEDGLSLVKENEQLDKKDPLYLGHLMRSRFGFSVNQDRSMDDKMKRRNSLIMDKDKPKIIQSKCMLDRTKRHSANFSLKMLDTKETKPILKAQHSLDVVDYTPSERLSRALRRYSTLDVNHNQGHSKIPLRNFVRRSRTAPATRASSPVGSQLRYEEIDKLCRKFEEYQLY
- the LOC139985603 gene encoding serine/threonine-protein phosphatase 4 regulatory subunit 4 isoform X2, encoding MLQEEALYKSTSPRKGDEIQKLNFIQTLPSLLATDSESCITRVIPKVQQSLATASTEFHIAASTTFKTILEQKLVNHNVFSRTFLQSILDSLEKRDPVICHAWLETLLDVIELLPVEVIRKQILPLTVSKGQLSQPIHSRIICSKILGKICTRFESALIQKEVLPMVHSLCQDVNSEVRASICLQLRFVAEGLGAESVKSALLPSFVELASDEESNVRCASVQTIAYLLPHLQEDTIKTTIVPLVKKLCENTQSVQSDDNVICVIAQEFGKIVLGLETCLLPTEKTWFLKYFQQLAQMGIVLMKKESKPHLPFMNINFDEDEKYVECRRCCAFNLPAMFIFVSNSVDDTDALLLTFTALASDHYYLVRRTVACGIHEVAKVLGPKSGRIKTDLIKLLKDNSEEVLQGLIPHIGLTLDCLAESQIIGVDKMDSTVMEIGRALLKCESEIAATHNWRLVSSMHSQLEILPKYFPSDFIYSYFVPMAFFRILHARPIPVRLSAGTLYLFLLRYNMKPMQRVELRSKLYSDLASNPNCYVRMMFVRMMIEALEIFSSAYFKEHFFTALLNLAEDSVANIRMKVISLLPQLKSMLRMPADKKLLTLLESTITHLINSEKDRDVLAELSSVIKNLDDISVKYEGRGASGAVSKQGTEDIRKLEEEKRLSGIANGKSPGGGATIKKGGWRSATADSSSKTMPQTSSKDSISSPRQASDGSKASSMPEIPVMLSDDEFLVDAGIRIPVQFSQSTSKIPHLQDSMFGKRRTSFNVNHARPTSMNFDKGKPKRNSSVEYEDCTKRRTNADQSDDVRTSIDCEDGLRLVKENQQLGKKDPVYVGPLMRSRFGFGVNQERTLDDKMKRRNSLIMDKDKPKVVQSKCTLDRTKRNSVNFDKGKPKRNLSAEYEDGIKRRSNGTNQAKGIRLRSIDYEDGLSLVKENEQLDKKDPLYLGHLMRSRFGFSVNQDRSMDDKMKRRNSLIMDKDKPKIIQSKCMLDRTKRHSANFSLKMLDTKETKPILKAQHSLDVVDYTPSERLSRALRRYSTLDVNHNQGHSKIPLRNFVRRSRTAPATRASSPVGSQLRYEEIDKLCRKFEEYQLY